The proteins below are encoded in one region of Coffea arabica cultivar ET-39 chromosome 4c, Coffea Arabica ET-39 HiFi, whole genome shotgun sequence:
- the LOC113740073 gene encoding uncharacterized protein has product MEIDSPNASSGSISGTREENGFHLNRVSVGDYGEGLPYAPIDWPKPGDNWSWRVGKRIASSGHFLDRYLYPPKHLQDPHRRKVGLASKQSVEQFIQAKFPNADVNAFFASFSWKIPSKQLRLFGMTDNKEENPPTVETEETSASDSLMADLTCKAGNKTCTSLGAVGSASGVMLCDICCSEPGFCRDCCCILCCKTVSSSYGGYSYIRCQALLNGYACGHVAHLNCGLRAYMAGTVGGTIGLDAEYYCRRCDSRLDLVSHVRKLLKTCESVDSRDDIEMILSVGISILRDSRRASAKQLLDQISLAMSKLRKGADLEDVWKKEEIVEVTEENGALELENHKDPPANRFLQPLLSSKFDHRVETLVLEDEIDQILMALKKSQESEYRLAEEALSVQKNCIQDLYQQLDHERSTLSQRAPSPDADSVLDSFLSKVDHLKQEIRKFKDMKEVAKRFGRTPKHILKDHFKLETEN; this is encoded by the exons ATGGAGATTGACAGTCCAAATGCCAGTAGTGGAAGCATATCTGGGACACGTGAAGAAAATGGGTTTCACCTTAATCGTGTTTCTGTAGGTGATTATGGTGAGGGGTTGCCTTATGCTCCCATTGACTGGCCTAAGCCTGGGGATAACTGGAGCTGGAGAGTGGGGAAAAGGATTGCATCATCTGGCCACTTCTTGGATAGATACCTTTATCCTCCTAAACACCTTCAGGATCCTCATCGTAGGAAAGTTGGCTTAGCAAGCAAGCAATCAGTTGAGCAGTTTATCCAGGCAAAATTCCCAAATGCTGATGTTAATGCATTTTTTGCCTCATTTAGTTGGAAGATCCCTTCAAAGCAGCTACGCCTTTTTGGAATGACAG ATAATAAGGAGGAGAATCCACCCACTGTGGAGACAGAAGAAACGTCAGCCTCTGATTCCCTAATGGCAGATCTGACTTGCAAGGCTGGTAACAAAACATGTACCAGTTTAGGAGCAGTTGGGAGTGCTTCAGGAGTCATGCTTTGTGATATTTGCTGCAGTGAACCTGGTTTCTGCCGAGATTGTTGTTGTATTCTTTGTTGTAAGACCGTAAGTTCATCTTATGGTGGGTATAGTTATATTAGGTGCCAAGCATTACTAAATGGCTATGCTTGTGGTCATGTTGCCCATTTAAACTGTGGTCTCCGGGCTTATATGGCTGGTACAGTTGGGGGGACTATTGGTTTGGATGCAGAGTACTATTGCAGGCGTTGTGATTCAAGGTTGGATCTTGTTTCACATGTCAGAAAACTTCTAAAGACCTGTGAATCTGTCGACTCTCGGGATGACATTGAAATGATTCTGAGTGTTGGCATATCTATTCTGCGTGACTCTCGGAGAGCTAGTGCGAAACAGTTGTTGGATCAGATCTCATTGGCAATGTCAAAG CTCAGAAAGGGTGCAGACCTTGAAGATGtctggaagaaggaagaaatagTTGAAGTTACAGAAG AGAATGGAGCTTTGGAACTTGAGAATCACAAGGATCCTCCTGCAAACAGATTCCTACAGCCACTTTTATCTTCGAAGTTTGATCATCGAGTGGAAACTCTGGTACTGGAGGACGAAATCGATCAGATTCTAATGGCATTAAAGAAGTCGCAGGAGTCTGAATACAGACTTGCAGAGGAAGCCCTTTCTGTCCAGAAGAACTGCATTCAAGATTTGTATCAACAGCTTGACCATGAGAGATCCACACTTTCACAGCGTGCGCCCTCTCCTGATGCAGATTCCGTACTTGATTCCTTCCTTAGCAAGGTGGACCATTTGAAACAAGAGATAAGGAAATTCAAGGACATGAAAGAAGTGGCAAAGAGATTTGGAAGAACTCCCAAACATATTCTCAAGGATCACTTTAAATTGGAAACTGAAAATTGA